A genomic segment from Nodularia sphaerocarpa UHCC 0038 encodes:
- a CDS encoding sensor histidine kinase, which yields MYKWIDELQNTQKHLQQEIAELKKKEAQLQQSLSLLRSTLESTAHGIIAVSLQGEILGFNQKFGDMWQIPNSLLLSSNYFQYQAFFENKLKYPKAYSQLMREISSQSDLESYDILELKDGRIFAQYSQPQWLEGKIIGRVWSIWDVTESQQTKELAQLNKASLFTLAETINASIFVIQGWDLSYMNPAAEVLTGYTKEEILTGFDARQLFKNKKRKQVDNKDLEYQEIKIREKNGRERWLACAVAMLDDQETPVEMIAGIDISDYKQAESDLSQTLAQTKQLSELKAHFMSMVCHQFRTPLNVVSFSNSLLKRQINECQEEKIRPLLDHIQSGVEQITKMLDDILFFAKAEAAKVNYDAKPLNLVEFCNDLIAKMPKNGRENRINFVSQGSYITACLDQKLLEPIISNLLDNAMKYSPISSVIDFKLFCECGKVVFQVTDRGVGIPVTDRQRLFEPFYRGSNIHNQPGSGLGLSIVKTLVDLHRGNIAVESEVGVSTTFTIMLPAVKSK from the coding sequence ATGTACAAGTGGATTGACGAATTACAAAATACTCAAAAGCATTTACAACAGGAAATTGCTGAACTAAAGAAAAAAGAAGCACAACTCCAACAATCCCTTTCTCTACTGCGTTCTACCCTGGAATCTACGGCTCATGGCATTATTGCAGTCAGTCTTCAAGGAGAGATTCTCGGCTTTAATCAGAAATTTGGGGATATGTGGCAGATACCCAATTCTCTGCTTTTATCCAGCAACTATTTTCAATACCAAGCTTTTTTCGAGAACAAACTAAAATATCCAAAAGCCTATAGTCAACTGATGCGGGAAATATCCAGTCAATCTGATTTGGAAAGCTACGATATTTTAGAGTTAAAGGATGGGAGAATTTTTGCTCAATACTCTCAGCCTCAGTGGCTGGAGGGCAAAATTATCGGTAGAGTCTGGAGTATTTGGGATGTTACTGAATCCCAGCAAACAAAAGAATTAGCACAGTTGAATAAAGCTAGCTTGTTTACTTTGGCAGAAACAATAAATGCTAGCATTTTTGTAATTCAAGGCTGGGATTTATCCTACATGAATCCGGCGGCAGAGGTATTGACTGGTTATACAAAAGAGGAAATACTAACTGGCTTTGATGCGCGCCAATTGTTCAAGAATAAAAAGCGTAAGCAGGTAGATAATAAGGATTTAGAATATCAGGAAATCAAGATTCGGGAAAAAAACGGCAGAGAACGCTGGTTAGCTTGTGCAGTAGCAATGCTTGATGATCAAGAAACACCAGTTGAAATGATTGCAGGTATTGATATTAGTGATTACAAACAAGCAGAATCGGATCTGAGTCAAACTTTAGCACAAACCAAACAACTCAGCGAACTGAAAGCGCATTTCATGTCTATGGTTTGTCATCAATTCCGCACTCCACTAAATGTTGTTTCATTCTCTAATAGCTTACTCAAAAGGCAGATAAATGAATGTCAGGAAGAAAAAATACGACCATTACTTGATCATATTCAATCTGGTGTGGAACAGATCACCAAGATGTTGGATGATATTCTGTTCTTCGCAAAAGCGGAAGCAGCTAAAGTCAATTATGATGCCAAACCGCTCAATTTGGTTGAGTTCTGCAATGATTTAATTGCAAAAATGCCGAAAAATGGTCGCGAGAACCGCATAAATTTTGTGAGTCAAGGTAGCTACATCACAGCCTGTCTGGATCAAAAACTGCTGGAACCAATAATTTCAAACTTGCTCGACAATGCGATGAAATATTCTCCTATTAGCAGCGTGATTGATTTTAAACTTTTTTGTGAATGTGGGAAAGTAGTTTTCCAAGTTACAGATAGGGGTGTTGGTATTCCTGTTACTGATAGACAGCGATTATTTGAGCCATTTTATCGAGGTAGCAATATTCATAATCAGCCCGGTTCTGGACTAGGGTTATCCATTGTCAAAACCCTTGTGGACTTACATCGTGGTAACATTGCCGTAGAAAGTGAAGTTGGTGTAAGTACCACATTTACCATTATGCTACCAGCAGTGAAATCAAAGTGA
- a CDS encoding response regulator, which produces MIQESAKTILVIEDDATTRNLYLRGLEAEGFKTIVAENGLVGMEKAQTYLPDLVVCDIVMPDMDGYSVLQRMRQDPVTAIIPFIFLTGSDHRTDVRKGMELGADDYLTKPSTLEQLLKAIAIRLEKQSLLHRWYATKSHQIPESLPADTTPSITSESIFPSIPNLKEVFDYIEANYHRRITLSNVAEAVGYSPAYLTSRVNKKTGETVNGWIVKRRMAAARLLLRDSDQTIEQIATKLGYQNPCHFSRQFRQDHGIPPKIWRNENQRSQVLSNQNPQIIKPQPQHEHYTPLSRS; this is translated from the coding sequence ATGATCCAAGAATCTGCGAAAACAATTCTCGTAATTGAAGATGATGCTACTACCCGCAATCTTTATTTAAGGGGACTTGAAGCTGAAGGTTTTAAAACTATAGTTGCAGAAAATGGTCTGGTTGGTATGGAAAAAGCACAAACCTATTTACCTGATTTGGTGGTTTGCGATATTGTCATGCCAGATATGGATGGTTATAGCGTTCTCCAGAGGATGCGTCAAGATCCTGTAACTGCGATTATTCCCTTCATTTTTCTCACTGGTAGCGATCATAGGACAGATGTTCGTAAAGGCATGGAGTTGGGCGCTGATGACTATCTTACTAAACCTTCGACTTTAGAGCAATTACTCAAGGCGATCGCCATCCGATTAGAAAAGCAATCACTTTTACATCGCTGGTATGCAACTAAATCTCATCAAATACCAGAATCACTACCCGCAGACACAACTCCATCTATCACCTCTGAGTCAATTTTTCCCAGCATTCCTAATCTCAAAGAAGTTTTCGACTACATTGAAGCTAATTATCATCGAAGAATTACTTTATCTAACGTCGCTGAAGCCGTTGGATATTCACCAGCTTACTTAACAAGTCGAGTCAACAAAAAAACAGGTGAAACTGTTAACGGTTGGATTGTCAAGCGCCGCATGGCCGCCGCCCGTCTCTTATTGAGGGATAGTGATCAGACAATTGAGCAGATTGCGACAAAACTGGGCTATCAAAATCCTTGTCATTTCTCCCGCCAGTTTCGTCAAGATCACGGCATACCTCCCAAAATTTGGAGAAACGAAAATCAACGTTCTCAAGTTTTAAGTAATCAGAACCCGCAAATCATCAAGCCTCAGCCTCAACATGAACACTATACACCTTTAAGTCGAAGTTAA
- a CDS encoding DUF3082 domain-containing protein — protein MSDSKVTQPEAQTQVPPTPLRCITGAVFAGGLGYAMYSLMISIATTFAAKPIHSDNPIAVNIGAAVRTLVVGVVALGTGIFGIVAIGLIALAIQLVVQQLTKPKNS, from the coding sequence ATGAGTGATTCAAAAGTAACACAACCAGAAGCTCAAACTCAGGTTCCGCCAACGCCCTTACGTTGTATAACGGGGGCGGTATTTGCTGGAGGGCTAGGATATGCGATGTATTCGCTAATGATATCCATCGCCACAACTTTTGCGGCTAAACCTATCCATTCAGATAACCCAATAGCAGTAAATATTGGCGCTGCTGTCAGGACTTTGGTTGTCGGTGTAGTTGCTTTGGGAACTGGGATATTTGGTATAGTTGCAATTGGTTTGATAGCTTTGGCAATCCAATTAGTGGTGCAGCAATTGACAAAGCCCAAAAACAGTTAA
- the ispE gene encoding 4-(cytidine 5'-diphospho)-2-C-methyl-D-erythritol kinase produces MRSYNLIAPAKINLYLEIISDRPDGYHELAMILQSIALADEINLQSLSTETIRVNCNHPQVPTDNSNLAYKAAALMAAKFPAALAEYGGVEITINKHIPVAAGLAGGSTNAAAVLMGIDLLWNLGLTKSELEELGATLGSDVPFCVAGGTVIATGRGEQLSPLPSLDNIYIVLAKYRSLEVSTAWAYKTYRQEFGSTYLRDTENLAARAAAVHSGAIVKAILNKDAEEIAQKLHNDLERVVLPAYPQVLQLRELFANQAGVLGTMMSGSGPTVFALVESEQQAQAVKLQMRAAIPDQDLELFVTRTITDGIQVASSV; encoded by the coding sequence ATGCGTTCATACAATCTAATTGCTCCCGCTAAAATCAACTTGTATCTGGAAATCATCAGCGATCGTCCCGATGGTTATCACGAGTTAGCGATGATACTACAAAGTATTGCCCTCGCCGACGAAATTAATCTCCAGTCCCTAAGCACTGAAACGATTCGCGTCAACTGCAACCACCCACAAGTACCTACAGACAACAGTAATCTAGCATACAAAGCAGCAGCACTGATGGCGGCGAAATTTCCCGCAGCCTTGGCTGAATATGGCGGTGTAGAAATTACAATTAACAAGCATATTCCCGTAGCGGCTGGGTTGGCGGGAGGTTCGACAAATGCCGCAGCTGTGTTAATGGGGATAGATTTATTGTGGAACTTGGGACTCACGAAATCAGAATTAGAAGAACTGGGTGCTACTCTGGGTTCAGATGTCCCCTTTTGTGTCGCCGGTGGAACAGTGATTGCTACAGGTAGAGGTGAGCAACTTTCGCCTTTACCAAGCTTGGATAATATATATATAGTATTGGCAAAATATCGCAGTCTGGAAGTTTCCACAGCTTGGGCGTACAAAACCTATCGCCAAGAATTTGGCAGTACTTATCTGAGAGATACGGAAAATTTAGCCGCGCGTGCAGCCGCAGTTCATTCGGGAGCAATAGTTAAAGCTATCCTGAATAAAGATGCCGAAGAAATTGCCCAAAAACTGCACAATGATTTAGAGCGTGTAGTCTTACCAGCTTATCCTCAAGTTTTACAACTGCGAGAACTATTTGCTAATCAAGCAGGCGTTTTGGGAACCATGATGTCTGGTTCTGGCCCCACAGTGTTTGCTCTGGTGGAGTCTGAACAACAAGCACAAGCAGTTAAACTACAGATGAGAGCAGCAATTCCTGATCAGGATTTAGAATTGTTTGTGACTCGGACTATTACAGATGGCATTCAGGTAGCATCATCAGTTTAA
- the rsmA gene encoding 16S rRNA (adenine(1518)-N(6)/adenine(1519)-N(6))-dimethyltransferase RsmA produces MIRPRKSFAQHWLKSEKALDAIIKAAECHQSDDRILEIGPGTGILTRRLLPLVRSLVAVEIDFDLCKQLAKQLGKKDNFLLLQGDFLTLDLSSPLAAFPNFQKPNKVVANIPYNITGPIIEKLLGTIANPNPEPYDSIVLLVQKEVADRLYANPGSRTFGALSVRVQYLADCEFICTVPASAFYPAPKVDSAVVRLRPRQIETPALNPRKFENLVKIGFGAKRKMLRNNLQSVVERDRLTQLLEQLEINPQVRAEDLSVQQWVTLVNQLTVNSEQ; encoded by the coding sequence ATGATTAGACCGCGCAAGTCTTTTGCTCAACATTGGCTCAAAAGTGAAAAGGCTCTGGATGCAATTATTAAAGCAGCAGAATGTCACCAGAGCGATGATCGCATTCTGGAAATTGGCCCTGGTACGGGTATTCTAACTCGGCGTTTGCTACCCTTGGTGCGATCGCTCGTAGCAGTGGAAATCGACTTTGATTTGTGCAAACAGTTAGCCAAGCAACTCGGTAAAAAAGATAACTTCTTACTATTGCAAGGGGATTTCCTCACCTTAGATTTATCATCCCCTTTAGCAGCCTTTCCCAACTTTCAAAAGCCCAATAAAGTAGTAGCGAATATCCCCTACAATATCACAGGGCCAATCATTGAGAAGTTGCTAGGGACGATCGCCAACCCTAACCCAGAACCTTATGACTCCATAGTGCTACTAGTGCAGAAGGAAGTAGCCGACAGGTTGTATGCTAATCCTGGTTCTAGAACTTTTGGGGCTTTGAGTGTACGGGTGCAATATTTAGCTGATTGTGAATTTATTTGTACCGTTCCCGCATCTGCATTTTACCCAGCGCCAAAGGTAGATTCAGCCGTGGTGCGGTTGCGTCCCCGACAGATAGAAACACCAGCACTGAACCCCCGCAAATTTGAGAATTTGGTAAAAATTGGATTTGGGGCGAAACGCAAAATGTTAAGAAATAATTTGCAATCGGTGGTTGAACGCGATCGCCTGACCCAATTACTGGAACAATTAGAAATAAATCCCCAAGTTCGAGCCGAAGACCTCAGCGTTCAGCAATGGGTAACATTAGTAAATCAGTTAACAGTGAACAGTGAACAGTAA
- a CDS encoding PAS domain S-box protein, which produces MTGNLITIDKNTYESLQQELIELRQRENRNHLKYNQEQIGLFIEYTPAAIAIFDCQMRYLLVSRRWREDYGLGDENIIGRSHYEVFPDISQDWREIHQRCLAGAIEKRDENAFLRANGQTEWVKSEIHPWYEDSGEVGGIIMFTEVITPRKQAETALANSERRFRDITANLPGAIFQFTNRNGVWVVDYISDFIWELAGITAAEMMQDLNNFFARIHPEHFDSLVASVEDAVKNSTPWHYEGRLVKPNGEILWWQGDSTPMTNEKQEVIFCGVLMDITEIKQKRAELKKLNQELEARVEQRTAALRQAEARWQRLADNVPGMLYEFRLALDGTMSFPFLSSGCREILGLEPEEVQKDATLAFKNVHPEDFPKLQSQIAQSAQTLQNFEYEWRTLASSGRYKWIKAVSRPERQPEGEILWYGCLVDITDRKQAEEKLQEQAQFLQSIWESVDYGIYVLDVINNGEEFRYVKFNPAILRTSPVPLETFPGKILAEALPVEMVDIYRHHYRKCVQSGKSILLEESFSVDDKQTWWLLNITPLFDNALGIDQLVVTATEITERKQVEQERQMFVSLIENSNDLIGCASLEGQTLFVNEAGLKLVGADSLEVAQGFNLLDYMLPEDREDMQQRIIPTAMERGLWQGEYRLRHLQTEAAIPIEMNLFVVKSSDTGEPLCLASITRDITERKQAEIKLQQQTQNLENTLYELQRTQSQLIHSEKMSSLGNMVAGIAHEINNPVNFIHGNLSPASAYTQDLLRLLELYQIHFPKPPAEIQAEILDIDLEFLKEDIIKLLKSMQVGTDRIREIVLSLRNFSRLDEAEFKEVNLHDGLDSTLMILQNRLKAKPHHPEILVIKEYGDLPTIQCYPGQLNQVLMNILSNAIDAVEEYFIGEQGQIHIITEVINTNRVVIRIADNGGGIPQKILDKVFDPFFTTKDVGKGTGLGLSISYQIIVDKHGGNLYCNSIPGEGAEFVIEIPIRQ; this is translated from the coding sequence ATGACTGGTAATCTGATCACTATTGATAAAAATACCTATGAATCCCTTCAACAAGAACTGATAGAACTGCGTCAGCGAGAAAACCGTAATCACCTGAAATATAACCAAGAGCAAATTGGTTTATTTATAGAGTATACACCTGCGGCGATCGCCATATTTGATTGTCAAATGCGATACCTATTAGTGAGTCGCCGTTGGCGGGAAGATTACGGTTTAGGTGATGAAAATATTATTGGGCGATCGCATTACGAAGTTTTCCCGGATATTTCCCAGGATTGGCGGGAAATTCATCAACGTTGTTTGGCGGGAGCCATTGAAAAACGTGACGAAAATGCCTTCTTGCGTGCAAATGGTCAAACCGAATGGGTGAAATCGGAGATACATCCTTGGTACGAAGACTCTGGCGAAGTCGGTGGTATTATCATGTTCACAGAAGTGATTACCCCTCGCAAACAAGCAGAAACCGCTCTGGCAAATAGTGAAAGACGCTTCCGAGATATTACCGCTAATTTACCAGGGGCGATTTTCCAGTTCACAAACCGTAATGGTGTTTGGGTAGTTGACTATATTAGCGATTTTATCTGGGAACTTGCAGGTATCACCGCAGCCGAAATGATGCAGGATTTAAATAACTTTTTTGCTCGGATACATCCAGAGCATTTTGACAGCTTAGTGGCTTCAGTAGAAGACGCAGTAAAAAATTCTACTCCTTGGCATTATGAGGGACGATTAGTGAAGCCTAACGGCGAAATCCTTTGGTGGCAAGGAGATTCAACTCCTATGACCAATGAGAAACAAGAGGTCATTTTCTGTGGAGTCCTAATGGATATTACGGAGATTAAGCAAAAACGAGCAGAACTAAAAAAACTGAATCAGGAGCTAGAAGCCAGAGTTGAACAGCGTACAGCCGCTTTACGTCAAGCTGAAGCACGATGGCAGAGACTAGCAGATAATGTACCAGGGATGCTTTATGAATTTCGGCTGGCTCTGGATGGCACAATGTCCTTTCCCTTCCTTTCTTCGGGATGTCGAGAAATTTTGGGACTAGAGCCAGAAGAAGTTCAAAAAGATGCCACCTTGGCTTTTAAAAATGTTCACCCTGAAGATTTTCCCAAGTTGCAGTCACAAATCGCTCAGTCTGCCCAAACATTGCAAAACTTTGAATATGAGTGGCGGACTCTTGCATCTTCTGGTAGGTACAAATGGATTAAAGCTGTCTCTCGACCAGAACGGCAACCAGAAGGTGAAATCCTTTGGTATGGCTGTCTGGTTGATATTACCGACCGTAAACAAGCAGAAGAAAAACTTCAAGAGCAGGCACAGTTTTTACAAAGCATTTGGGAAAGTGTAGATTATGGCATTTATGTTTTAGACGTGATCAACAATGGGGAAGAATTTCGTTACGTCAAGTTTAATCCAGCTATTTTGAGAACTAGTCCCGTACCTTTAGAAACGTTTCCGGGAAAAATATTGGCTGAGGCACTACCTGTTGAGATGGTAGATATTTATCGTCATCATTATAGGAAATGTGTTCAGTCTGGCAAAAGCATATTATTAGAAGAGTCTTTTTCTGTGGATGACAAACAAACTTGGTGGCTCTTAAATATCACACCTTTGTTTGACAATGCTTTAGGAATTGATCAGCTTGTGGTTACAGCCACCGAGATCACAGAACGCAAGCAAGTTGAACAAGAACGGCAAATGTTTGTCTCACTGATTGAAAATAGCAATGACTTGATTGGTTGTGCCTCTCTAGAAGGACAAACTCTGTTCGTTAATGAAGCTGGACTCAAGCTCGTGGGTGCTGACAGCTTAGAAGTTGCCCAAGGATTCAATCTTCTTGACTATATGCTTCCTGAAGATAGAGAAGATATGCAGCAGCGAATTATACCTACTGCTATGGAGCGTGGTCTATGGCAAGGTGAGTATCGTTTGCGACATCTTCAGACTGAAGCAGCAATTCCAATTGAAATGAACCTGTTTGTGGTTAAAAGTTCTGACACTGGTGAGCCTTTGTGTTTGGCAAGTATTACCCGTGACATTACAGAACGCAAGCAAGCGGAAATCAAATTGCAGCAACAAACCCAAAACTTAGAAAATACCCTATACGAACTGCAACGCACCCAATCTCAACTTATTCACAGTGAGAAAATGTCCTCACTTGGTAATATGGTTGCGGGTATCGCCCATGAAATTAATAATCCAGTCAATTTTATTCATGGTAATCTTTCTCCAGCCAGTGCATATACTCAAGATTTGCTGCGGCTTTTGGAACTTTACCAGATACATTTTCCCAAACCCCCAGCAGAAATTCAAGCAGAAATACTAGATATTGACCTCGAATTTCTCAAAGAAGACATAATTAAACTGCTTAAATCTATGCAGGTAGGAACTGATAGAATTCGGGAAATTGTGTTATCACTGCGGAATTTCTCGCGTTTAGATGAAGCGGAATTTAAGGAGGTGAATCTCCATGATGGTCTTGATAGTACTTTGATGATTCTCCAAAACCGCCTGAAAGCAAAACCGCATCACCCAGAAATATTAGTGATTAAAGAATATGGTGATTTGCCTACTATTCAATGTTATCCTGGGCAACTAAACCAGGTATTGATGAATATTTTAAGTAATGCTATTGATGCTGTAGAAGAATATTTTATTGGAGAACAAGGACAAATTCATATTATTACTGAAGTTATCAATACAAACAGGGTAGTAATCCGCATTGCCGATAATGGTGGAGGAATTCCCCAAAAAATACTGGATAAAGTATTTGACCCTTTCTTTACTACTAAAGATGTCGGTAAAGGGACAGGATTAGGGCTATCTATTAGTTATCAGATTATAGTAGATAAACATGGGGGAAATTTATATTGTAATTCCATACCCGGTGAAGGTGCAGAATTTGTGATTGAAATTCCTATTCGTCAGTGA
- a CDS encoding GerMN domain-containing protein, producing the protein MPNKKYLSALIVAAIAASISSCSSNPNPTSSTIDSQTPAVTSQTPTSQTANITLYTSNIQCQELIPQQVSVPAAEPVTAAVGKIIEEQDSADFELSGYRVQLENGVATVDFRLSPLSKRQLVSLSSCEQFALFGSLRKTLTSNAEWNIKEVRFTEQGKEVIL; encoded by the coding sequence ATGCCAAACAAAAAGTATCTTTCAGCACTTATTGTAGCAGCGATCGCCGCTAGCATCAGCAGTTGTAGTTCTAATCCTAATCCTACTTCCAGCACTATTGACAGTCAAACACCTGCTGTAACCTCTCAAACTCCCACCAGCCAGACTGCTAATATTACCTTATATACTAGTAATATCCAATGTCAAGAATTGATTCCGCAACAAGTTTCAGTACCAGCAGCAGAACCTGTTACAGCTGCGGTGGGTAAAATTATAGAAGAACAAGATTCAGCTGATTTTGAATTGTCTGGTTATCGTGTCCAACTTGAAAATGGCGTTGCAACAGTTGATTTTCGGCTATCTCCTCTGTCGAAACGGCAATTAGTTTCTCTTTCTAGTTGTGAACAGTTTGCTCTTTTTGGTAGTCTCCGCAAAACTTTAACGAGTAATGCTGAATGGAATATTAAAGAGGTGCGCTTCACCGAGCAAGGGAAGGAAGTAATTCTTTGA
- a CDS encoding PAS domain S-box protein, with protein sequence MSAEQLEQVRKLQATLTKMEVTLTAIADAVIWVGENRQIQWCNSSFEHLLNQPHSNINGAILSDLLPLFQAGKLVDLPAYPDVLIHSGEYKTTNYQFEYNQRFLILQISGTCVELTGDHCAVLVIRDVTQAQEDINQRQQAQQALKNSLSLLSATFESIQDGILAIDNLGNIVNYNQKFVEMWSTPPEVLTEPNPEQRIAYLANQLKHPHQFTQRVWELYTQPEVDSYDLLELQDGRVFERHSHPQWLGKEIIGRVWSFSDITQHKRAEEALRQSELQYRAIFTAINDGLFITEIETEKVVEVNPAAYQMHGYTYAEFINLHPFVYIHPDSHHVFQEYMQKIQGGEEFYGQAVDVCKDGTLIDVEVKGTICTYNGKPHILGIVRNISERKFTEKALQQSEAQYRDLVKTANCIILRWDRNGNVIFLNDYGQRFFGFDLDEIFEHNVMGTIVPETETSGRDLQALMVDICQNPENYLFNENENLCKNGDRVWVVWANKPIFDEQGNLREILSVGNDATERKRAEAALQQSELQFRSIVENANDLICTMTKDGIFTYYSPHVTAILGYSLEEIVGHSIAEFADPEFLPTSYSILDSTLTGVQHSDVEMRIKHKNGSWRWLNFNTSTVTSPTGEVTISAVGRDITERKQIEIKLQQQTQNLENTLYELQRTQSQLIHSEKMSSLGNMVAGIAHEINNPVNFIHGNITPARTYAQDLLRLVELYELHFPNPPEEIEAEVTAIDLEFLKEDLIKLLNSMQVGTDRIREIVLSLRNFSRLDEAEFKRVNIHDGLDSTLMILQNRLKVKPNHPEILVIKEYGNLPAVECYPGQLNQVFMNILSNAIDAVEEQFIGEQGEIHIITEVVNTNRVAIRIADNGRGIHQKILPKLFDPFFTTKAVGKGTGLGLSISYQIIVDKHCGNLSCNSIPGEGTEFVIEIPIHQ encoded by the coding sequence ATGAGCGCTGAACAGCTAGAACAGGTGAGAAAATTGCAGGCTACCCTCACCAAGATGGAAGTCACATTAACTGCGATCGCCGATGCGGTAATCTGGGTGGGAGAAAATCGGCAAATTCAATGGTGCAATTCTAGCTTTGAGCATTTGCTAAACCAACCACACAGCAACATTAACGGTGCAATTCTGAGTGACTTATTGCCCCTATTCCAGGCAGGAAAACTTGTTGATTTACCAGCTTACCCCGATGTCCTCATACATAGTGGAGAGTATAAAACCACAAATTATCAATTTGAGTACAATCAGCGTTTTCTGATCTTGCAAATCTCAGGTACTTGTGTAGAATTAACTGGTGATCATTGTGCCGTATTGGTGATTCGGGATGTGACGCAGGCTCAGGAAGATATTAACCAACGCCAACAAGCCCAGCAAGCTTTAAAAAATTCTTTATCGCTGTTAAGCGCTACCTTTGAATCAATTCAAGATGGGATTTTAGCGATAGATAATTTGGGCAATATCGTCAATTACAACCAAAAGTTCGTAGAAATGTGGTCAACTCCCCCAGAAGTTTTGACAGAACCAAATCCTGAACAGCGTATTGCTTATCTGGCAAACCAACTTAAACATCCCCATCAATTTACCCAACGAGTCTGGGAGTTATATACACAGCCGGAAGTCGATAGTTACGATTTACTAGAACTGCAAGATGGCAGAGTATTTGAGCGACATTCCCATCCGCAGTGGTTAGGAAAAGAAATTATTGGTAGAGTGTGGAGTTTTAGCGACATCACGCAGCACAAACGAGCAGAAGAAGCACTAAGACAAAGTGAACTGCAATACCGGGCAATTTTTACGGCTATCAACGATGGACTATTTATTACGGAAATAGAAACGGAAAAGGTTGTCGAAGTAAATCCGGCTGCTTACCAAATGCACGGTTACACTTACGCAGAGTTTATTAATTTACATCCATTTGTTTATATACACCCAGACTCGCATCATGTTTTTCAAGAATATATGCAAAAAATTCAAGGGGGTGAAGAATTTTATGGGCAGGCTGTTGATGTGTGCAAAGATGGCACTTTGATTGATGTAGAAGTGAAAGGAACGATTTGCACCTACAACGGTAAGCCACACATTTTGGGAATAGTGCGAAATATTAGCGAACGTAAATTTACGGAAAAAGCCTTACAACAAAGTGAAGCACAATATCGCGATTTGGTAAAGACTGCTAACTGTATCATTCTGCGTTGGGATAGGAATGGTAATGTGATATTTTTGAATGATTATGGTCAAAGGTTTTTTGGTTTCGATTTAGATGAAATTTTTGAACATAATGTTATGGGTACAATTGTTCCAGAAACAGAAACATCTGGACGCGACTTACAAGCGTTAATGGTGGATATTTGCCAAAACCCAGAAAATTATTTATTTAACGAAAACGAGAATTTATGTAAAAATGGCGATCGCGTCTGGGTAGTCTGGGCTAATAAACCCATTTTCGATGAACAGGGAAACTTAAGAGAAATTCTGTCAGTAGGTAATGACGCGACAGAACGTAAACGCGCCGAAGCAGCTCTCCAACAGAGTGAGTTACAGTTTCGTAGCATCGTTGAAAATGCCAATGACCTGATATGTACCATGACCAAAGATGGCATTTTTACTTATTATTCACCCCATGTCACCGCAATTTTGGGATATAGCCTTGAGGAAATAGTCGGACATTCTATCGCAGAGTTTGCAGATCCTGAATTCTTACCTACTAGCTACTCAATTTTAGACAGCACGCTAACTGGGGTACAACATTCGGATGTAGAGATGCGAATAAAGCACAAAAATGGTAGCTGGCGATGGTTAAACTTTAATACCTCAACTGTCACCAGTCCCACTGGTGAAGTGACAATTTCGGCTGTCGGGCGTGACATTACAGAACGCAAACAAATCGAAATCAAATTACAGCAACAAACCCAAAACTTAGAAAATACCTTATACGAACTGCAACGCACGCAATCTCAACTTATTCACAGTGAGAAAATGTCCTCACTGGGTAATATGGTGGCGGGTATTGCTCACGAAATTAATAATCCAGTCAATTTTATTCATGGTAATATCACTCCAGCCCGCACTTATGCTCAAGACTTGCTGCGACTAGTAGAACTCTATGAATTACATTTTCCCAATCCCCCAGAAGAAATTGAAGCAGAAGTTACAGCTATCGACCTGGAATTTCTCAAAGAAGACTTAATTAAACTGCTTAACTCTATGCAGGTAGGAACTGATAGGATTCGGGAAATTGTGTTGTCTCTGCGGAATTTTTCGCGTTTAGATGAAGCAGAATTTAAACGGGTGAATATCCACGATGGTCTTGATAGCACTTTGATGATTCTCCAAAACCGCCTGAAAGTAAAACCGAATCATCCAGAAATATTAGTCATTAAAGAATATGGTAATTTGCCTGCGGTTGAATGTTATCCTGGTCAACTAAACCAGGTCTTTATGAATATTTTAAGTAATGCTATTGATGCTGTAGAAGAACAGTTTATAGGAGAACAAGGAGAAATTCATATTATTACTGAAGTTGTGAATACAAACAGGGTAGCAATCCGCATCGCAGATAATGGTCGGGGAATACATCAAAAAATACTGCCAAAATTATTTGACCCTTTCTTTACTACTAAAGCTGTGGGTAAAGGTACAGGATTGGGACTATCTATTAGTTATCAGATTATAGTAGATAAACATTGCGGAAATTTATCGTGTAATTCCATCCCTGGCGAAGGTACAGAATTTGTGATTGAAATTCCCATTCATCAGTGA